A stretch of Fusobacterium massiliense DNA encodes these proteins:
- a CDS encoding phage tail protein produces MADFNSHIITNAGRNLLARALAGEGKVLFTKAAFGDQKHSGNLREVTELKNKKLDLNVMNITNDNGTAVLTVQISNENVEQSFQTEEFGVYAKIEGDITEILYSYATAVSADTFPNNRLGKTYESIQDIYMAISSDIEAEIYVRDSIIYLTRDIANQVYTETGLTAVGTLKGRNNLEADKQYLADNGHWYKNIGGNRTWEATSGTPDEQLIPITWKYLYESLNNKENQLIQNLNGILGENNGEFPVEQAVAGNVYYFPRNQKYYYCLKSQTSRVSVPNADFEELSIYQNRKKLENLIKIKSYSIITQDSLVIQNGILVFSEIVISNFKNKIGIPSNSTIVSISAAQTSGYCEYVTYNYESDTAAIGHIVPSSNPRNATINVAYI; encoded by the coding sequence ATGGCTGATTTTAATAGTCACATCATTACAAATGCTGGAAGAAACCTTTTAGCAAGAGCATTAGCTGGGGAAGGTAAAGTTCTATTTACCAAGGCAGCATTTGGAGATCAAAAACATTCAGGAAATTTAAGAGAAGTAACTGAATTAAAAAATAAAAAACTTGATTTAAATGTAATGAATATAACAAATGATAATGGTACTGCTGTTTTAACAGTACAAATATCAAATGAAAATGTAGAACAATCTTTTCAAACAGAAGAATTTGGGGTATACGCAAAAATTGAAGGAGATATAACAGAAATTCTTTATTCATATGCAACAGCTGTATCTGCTGATACTTTTCCAAACAACAGATTAGGAAAAACATATGAATCTATTCAAGATATCTATATGGCTATTTCAAGTGATATAGAAGCTGAAATATATGTAAGAGATAGTATTATTTATTTAACAAGAGATATTGCTAACCAAGTCTATACAGAAACAGGATTAACAGCTGTTGGTACTTTGAAAGGAAGAAATAACTTAGAAGCAGATAAACAATATCTAGCAGACAATGGACATTGGTATAAAAATATTGGTGGAAATAGAACTTGGGAAGCAACATCAGGAACTCCTGATGAACAATTAATTCCAATAACTTGGAAATACTTATATGAAAGTCTTAATAATAAAGAAAATCAATTAATACAAAATCTTAATGGAATTTTAGGAGAAAATAATGGAGAGTTTCCTGTTGAACAGGCAGTGGCAGGAAATGTATATTATTTTCCAAGAAATCAAAAATATTACTATTGTTTAAAAAGCCAAACTAGTAGAGTGAGTGTTCCAAATGCAGACTTTGAAGAATTATCTATTTATCAAAATCGTAAGAAATTGGAAAATCTAATCAAAATTAAAAGTTATTCTATAATAACACAAGACTCTTTAGTAATACAGAACGGAATATTAGTTTTTTCAGAAATTGTAATCAGCAATTTTAAAAACAAAATTGGAATTCCTTCAAATTCTACTATCGTATCTATAAGTGCAGCACAGACTTCTGGTTATTGCGAATATGTTACATACAATTATGAATCAGATACCGCAGCTATTGGGCACATTGTACCTTCGAGTAATCCTCGAAATGCTACCATTAATGTTGCTTATATTTAA
- a CDS encoding baseplate J/gp47 family protein, whose protein sequence is MKDFNLIDSNPETILADALRFHEEITGERLELCTKEAYLYSTVAALLSNIKANMNDVAKQNFLKYSREERLDLKGNFYGERGARLKANKARTTIRCHISSVVAKDVVIAKGTRFLYKNYMFYTEQEYKIRSGETYIDVIAVAQIAGNLGKILAGEIKEIVDRYEYMKEITNITDVTGGREEEEDEEYRSRLELIPESFTTGGSEGSYEYWVKKSSNLVTDVFINSPKPNYIDIYVVNGLEHISQEEKRKIKNYIVENKNIKVLNDQIEIKDPIFHNYNIDLDYWVYDSSLVSKSEIEKELTNSLEQYTKSFKMGESINLQDIIDISKSVEGIRRIEIKSPQTYKGQKFYLAKCGTINISYKGAESR, encoded by the coding sequence ATGAAAGATTTTAATTTAATAGACTCTAATCCTGAAACAATTTTAGCTGATGCTTTAAGATTTCATGAAGAAATTACTGGAGAAAGATTAGAACTTTGTACAAAAGAAGCATATTTATACTCAACAGTTGCAGCATTATTATCAAATATAAAGGCAAATATGAATGATGTAGCAAAACAAAACTTCTTAAAATATTCAAGAGAAGAAAGATTAGACTTGAAAGGCAATTTTTATGGAGAAAGAGGAGCTAGATTAAAAGCTAACAAAGCAAGAACTACAATTAGATGTCATATTTCATCAGTTGTAGCAAAAGATGTTGTTATTGCAAAAGGTACAAGATTTCTTTATAAAAATTATATGTTTTATACAGAGCAAGAGTACAAAATAAGAAGTGGAGAAACTTATATTGATGTGATAGCTGTTGCTCAAATTGCTGGTAATTTAGGAAAAATATTAGCTGGTGAAATCAAAGAAATTGTTGATAGATATGAGTATATGAAAGAAATAACTAACATTACAGATGTGACAGGTGGTAGAGAAGAAGAGGAAGATGAAGAGTATAGAAGTAGATTAGAACTTATTCCTGAATCATTCACTACAGGTGGTTCAGAAGGCTCTTATGAATATTGGGTTAAGAAATCATCTAACCTAGTTACGGATGTCTTTATAAACAGTCCTAAACCTAATTACATTGATATTTATGTTGTGAATGGTTTGGAACATATATCACAAGAAGAAAAAAGAAAAATAAAAAATTATATAGTTGAGAATAAAAATATTAAAGTTTTAAATGACCAGATAGAAATTAAAGACCCAATATTTCACAATTATAATATTGATTTAGATTACTGGGTTTATGATAGTTCGCTAGTGTCGAAATCAGAAATAGAAAAAGAGTTGACAAATTCGTTAGAACAGTATACTAAATCTTTCAAAATGGGAGAAAGTATAAACTTGCAAGATATTATAGATATTTCTAAAAGTGTTGAAGGTATAAGAAGAATAGAAATAAAATCTCCTCAAACTTATAAAGGGCAAAAATTTTATTTAGCAAAATGTGGAACTATAAATATTTCTTACAAAGGAGCAGAGTCAAGATGA
- a CDS encoding tyrosine-type recombinase/integrase, producing MQLMILENLKKENVVIYLEYLNSCKSSNWETWETTYKTYCNNFKLFLVWFQKSYKNRLLLSKDTLLEMPGIIENYRNYCRNLGNSKRTLMNKTTAISTFYAWCVRRNKIKYHPFSEKLDRLRFTERDKIRNSYFLTTEQILTVRLYMQVETKKYDLQDRILWELFLDSACRISAIQNLKLEQLDLENGYFTDVKEKEGYIVNAFFFQKCKELLKLWLKEREEKGITSEWLFITRYRKEYRQMTQGAIRQRIKKLGKILGIEDLYPHTLRKTAINLINNLAGLGLASSYANHSSSGVTSKHYIQKTSATEIRNTLIVARKKLGIF from the coding sequence ATGCAATTAATGATTTTAGAAAATCTAAAAAAAGAAAATGTGGTAATTTATTTGGAGTATTTAAATAGTTGTAAAAGTAGTAATTGGGAAACTTGGGAAACAACTTATAAAACATATTGTAATAATTTTAAGTTATTTCTAGTGTGGTTTCAAAAGTCATATAAAAACAGGCTTTTATTAAGTAAAGACACTTTATTAGAAATGCCTGGCATAATAGAAAATTATAGAAATTATTGTAGGAATTTAGGAAATAGTAAAAGAACTTTAATGAATAAGACCACTGCAATATCAACATTCTATGCCTGGTGTGTTAGAAGAAATAAAATCAAATATCATCCATTTTCAGAGAAATTGGATAGATTAAGATTTACAGAAAGAGATAAGATAAGGAATAGCTATTTTTTAACAACAGAGCAAATACTGACTGTTCGTTTATATATGCAGGTTGAAACTAAAAAATATGATTTACAAGATAGAATTTTATGGGAACTATTCTTAGATAGTGCCTGTAGGATATCAGCAATTCAAAACTTAAAATTAGAGCAATTAGACTTGGAAAATGGATACTTTACAGATGTTAAAGAAAAAGAAGGTTATATAGTAAATGCTTTCTTTTTTCAAAAGTGTAAGGAATTACTTAAATTATGGTTAAAAGAAAGAGAAGAAAAAGGAATTACATCTGAATGGCTATTTATCACAAGGTATAGGAAAGAATATAGACAGATGACACAGGGAGCAATTAGGCAAAGAATAAAAAAGCTAGGGAAGATACTAGGGATAGAAGATTTATATCCACATACATTAAGAAAAACAGCCATAAATCTTATTAATAATTTAGCTGGATTAGGACTTGCTTCTAGTTATGCAAATCATAGCAGTAGTGGAGTTACAAGTAAACATTATATACAAAAAACAAGTGCTACAGAAATAAGAAATACTCTTATAGTAGCAAGGAAAAAATTAGGTATTTTTTAG
- a CDS encoding phage tail protein I → MKEQNFIYDVTNIRNLAPDILKDDKQYKVILTVIDALISKHIVANIEYLEFLERIDTMTEKEIDILAKELSVDFYDFSMSIEEKRKACKLSFQIHSIKGTNKAIQDVLNIFYEKANILEFPEFNGDNGTFKIEIMGTTKNNLDIMIDRVEKTKKKSQHLTGITFKNNSVSPLYMATHMRYGTKVILYPQPSYFYLNNLNLVNKNGKYTLEKRGERNG, encoded by the coding sequence ATGAAAGAGCAAAATTTTATATATGATGTAACAAACATAAGAAACCTTGCTCCTGACATTTTAAAAGATGATAAGCAATATAAAGTTATATTAACTGTTATAGATGCACTTATCTCAAAACACATTGTTGCTAATATAGAATATTTAGAGTTTCTTGAAAGAATAGATACTATGACAGAAAAAGAGATAGATATACTTGCAAAAGAATTAAGTGTAGATTTTTATGATTTTTCTATGTCTATTGAGGAAAAAAGAAAAGCATGTAAATTATCTTTTCAAATCCATTCAATTAAGGGAACAAATAAAGCTATTCAGGATGTTTTAAATATCTTTTATGAAAAAGCTAATATATTGGAATTTCCAGAATTTAATGGGGATAATGGAACATTCAAAATAGAAATTATGGGAACAACTAAAAATAACCTAGATATTATGATAGATAGAGTGGAAAAAACAAAAAAGAAATCACAACATTTAACAGGAATTACTTTTAAAAATAACTCTGTATCTCCTTTATATATGGCAACACATATGAGATATGGAACAAAAGTAATACTATATCCACAACCAAGTTACTTCTATCTTAATAATCTAAACTTGGTAAATAAAAATGGAAAATATACTTTAGAAAAAAGAGGTGAAAGAAATGGCTGA